A window of Stutzerimonas stutzeri genomic DNA:
GCGCCCAACTGTCGAGCCATCTCCGCCACTCGCGGACTGGGTACGAACAAGGGTAGCTCAAGCAGTTCGGGCCAGGTATCAGCCGCCAGCTCACGCAGCGACAGCAAACCCTGCCCACTGCTGACCACCAGGCCGTTGAGCCGTTCCGAGCGGACCGCCGCGCAAAGTGCTCCGGCTGGGTAATCCAGAAGCTCGCGACGGTACAGCTCGAGAATATCGACCTGCACGCCGCGCGCGCGCAATGTCTCGGCGAGCAGCTCCCGGCCACCCTCCCCACGCAGGATCAGCACCTTAGGATCGGGCCTGGCCAGCGCCTCATCGAGTCGCGGCAACCCCAGCAATGCCTCACTGTCATCGCCGCGCTGCGGCCAGCTGACATCCAGCCTGTAGCTCTCCAGGATCGCGCCGGTTGCGGCGCCAACACTGAACCAGGCCGGGCCGAGCGGAGGTTGCGGCCAGTATTTATCGAGCAGCTCAACGCCCAGTCTCGCGGCGGGCTTGCTGACCACGATGACCGCGCAATAGCGATCCAGCTCAAGAATCGTCGCGCGCTGCTCGGGGGTTTCCGGCAAGGGCTCGATCGCCAGCAGCGGCAGACTTGCACTGTGGACCCCAGCTTCGGCCAATGACGCTGCGACCGCGCCGCATTCCTCGGCAGGCCGGGTCACCAGCAGACGCCAGCCAGTCACTCGTGGCCAGCCTCGCCGTAAACTGCCTGGAGAATCTGCTCGGCGCCCTGGTCCAGCAACTCTTCGGCAACCTGCACACCCAATGCTTCGGCGTCGGCGGCTGGCGCACGGCCTTCGGCGCGCAGCAGTAACGTACCGTCCGGCTGCCCGACCAACCCGCGCAGCCATAGCTGCTCTCCTTCGAGCACGGCGTAACAGGCGATCGGCACCTGGCAACCACCGTTGAGGCGCTTGTTCAAGGCGCGCTCAGCAACGACACGGATCGCGGTCGGCGCGTGGTTCAGGCATTCCAGCAGCGCATGCAGTTCGCTGTCGGTGGTACGGCA
This region includes:
- a CDS encoding uroporphyrinogen-III synthase, encoding MTGWRLLVTRPAEECGAVAASLAEAGVHSASLPLLAIEPLPETPEQRATILELDRYCAVIVVSKPAARLGVELLDKYWPQPPLGPAWFSVGAATGAILESYRLDVSWPQRGDDSEALLGLPRLDEALARPDPKVLILRGEGGRELLAETLRARGVQVDILELYRRELLDYPAGALCAAVRSERLNGLVVSSGQGLLSLRELAADTWPELLELPLFVPSPRVAEMARQLGAKRIVDCRGAGVAALLAALRDTAVAAS